Below is a window of Mucilaginibacter ginkgonis DNA.
TACATCCACATGTCGCGCAATGGTGCCAGGGTTGCAAAGAACGAACTGGCAGAAGCGTCCGGCGCAGGTACTGCTATTATCAAAGCGCTCATTGATAAAGAGATCCTTATTGCTGAAGAGGTGAATGTGAGCCGCTTGCTCGAAGAAAGCGGCGAGGAGCCTGAACTGACCGCTACACTGAGCGAAGAACAGGAAGCGGTTTTAGCGTCTGTAAGAAACCAGTTCAACCAAAAGGAAGTAGTGCTGCTGCACGGGATCACTTCATCCGGTAAAACGCAGCTATATATTAAATTAATAGAGGAAGCGGTTGCCGCAGGCAAACAGGTATTGTACCTGTTGCCTGAGATAGCACTTACAACCCATGTGATAGAGCGTCTACGCCGTTATTTTGGCGAAGCAATAGGCGTTTACCATTCGCGATTTAACGACCAGGAAAGGGTAGAGGTTTGGCAAAACGTACTGAACGGCAGTTACCGCATCGTACTGGGTGCACGGTCATCTGTGTTCCTGCCGTTCGAAAATTTGGGGCTAATCGTGGTAGACGAGGAGCATGAAACTTCATACAAACAATTTGATCCTGCACCGCGCTACAATGCCCGCGACGCGGCCATATACCTGGGTAACGTTTATGGGGCAAAGGTCTTGCTGGGTTCAGCTACGCCGTCGATCGAATCCTACTATAATGCTAAGACCGGAAAGTATGGCTTTGCGGAATTAAAATTCAGGTATGGCGGGGTTGAGTTGCCGCAGATTGAAGTGGTAAGCATTGCCGAGGAAACAAAAAGCAAGACCATTCAGTCCCACTTCACCAGTGTGCTAATGGAAGATATGCAGCAAGCATTATCTAAAAAAGAGCAGGTCATTTTGTTCCAGAACCGCCGGGGATACGCACCCGTAATGTTATGCCGCACCTGCGCCCATACCCCCAAATGTGTAAACTGCGATGTAAGCCTAACCTATCACAAGTCGAGTGGGATGCTGCATTGCCATTACTGCGGTTACAAAGAAGATAGCCCCTCGATATGCCCGGCGTGCGGTTCGGCTCATTTAGAATACAAAGGTTTCGGAACAGAAAAGGTGGAGGATGAACTATCGATCCTTTTGCCCGAAGCGCGTATTATGCGTATGGATATGGATACCACCCGCGCTAAAAATTCCTTTCAAAATATTTTGAATGAACTCGAAGAGAAACGCATCGATATCCTGGTAGGCACGCAAATGGTGGCCAAAGGCCTCGACTTTGCAGACGTGACGGTAATTGGTATCATCAGCGCAGATAGCTTGCTTAAATATCCCGACTTCCGCGCTAACGAACGGAGCTTTCAAATGCTGGCGCAGGTAAGCGGCAGGGCAGGGCGCAGGGGTAAACAGGGTAAGGTGGTGATTCAGACTTACGACCCTGGTCACCGCGTTATACTGCAGGTAATTGAAAATGATTATGCCGACTTGTATAACAACGAGATAAGCGAGCGAAAAGCCTTTAAATACCCGCCGTTTTACCGCATGATACAGTTTGATGTAAAACACAAAGACCCCGAAAAGCTTTTTCACCAGGCCGAGTATCTGGCATTGGAACTGCGCAAGCAATTTGGCGACAGGGTCATCGGACCCGAATATCCGCTGGTAAGCCGTATTCGTAACTATTACATCAAGACTATTATGTTAAAGTTTGAGCGCGACAGTATTTCGCTTAGCAAAGCCAAAGACGCGATCCGTTCAATGATCCTTCAATTCCAAACAACTAAGCTAAGTAAAGGCTGCATCGTCCAGCCTGATGTGGATCCCTATTAAATTGTGCTGATAGACTTAAGATGGATAAGACTGATGCGCGGGGTGGGGTCTAAGCTACATGGATATTTAAAGTTTAGCAGATCATAACTTATCTTAACTTTTAAATTGGCTTTTTTATACTTTTCATCTAGATTATCGGCGTAATAGGCAACCTTGTCTATAACTATCATCCAGCCACATCCATCACTTGCAGGGTTTCCTGCATCAATTACTGTGGCGTCAATTCCGTTATAAGTCCCTAACACATTTTGGTCTTTCGAGTCCTTTTTGCAGCTGCTTAAGGCAAGTAAAAAGCATATTAATGAGCAATAGATAAGTCTGAATTTCATACTATAAGATTTAAAAACAAATACGAAGCCTGTAATTGGATTGCGACATGGTTTAAAAAATAAATAATTGACATACAAAACTATCCCTTTCAGCAACGCTTAACAGGCCTTTTCGCCAACCCTTTTTGATTAACTTTGGGTGCCCATATGGCCTACAAGTATATTGATAATTACCGCGAACGCGGCGCCCGTAAACAACTGGTAGAGGTGCTCAGGAAAAAAGGCATCGAAGATGAGCATGTCCTCGAAGCTATTGGAAAGATTCCGCGCCACTATTTTTTCGACGAGACTTTCTGGAACCAAGCTTATAAAGACATTGCCTTCCCAATAGGCGAGGGGCAGACCATCTCACAGCCATACACCGTTGCTTACCAAACAGAGTTACTCCACATCAATAAAGGCGACAAGGTGTTGGAGATCGGTACCGGCTGCGGTTACCAAACCTGTGTATTGCTCGAAGTTGGCGCAAAAGTTTATACGATAGAACGCCAGGAAAAGCTATTTGAACGTACAAGGGTGGTGCTGCCCCATATTGGCTACAAGGCCCATTTCTTTTTAGGCGACGGCTCAAAAGGCATTGAAAAGCACGCGCCGTACGCCAAGATCATAGTTACGGCAGGGGCGCCCTTTGTACCGGATATATTGCTGAGGCAATTAAAGATCGGCGGCTTACTGGTCATCCCCGTTGGCGACGCCAAAGAGCAAAAAATGGTGACCGTGCTCCGCGTTGGTGAAAATGACTTCGAGAAGGTTGTGCTCGATACCTTCAGGTTTGTGCCGCTGGTGGGTGATAGAGCGTGGTAACCCCCAACCCTCTGAAGGGGGCTGTAGATACAATTACAGCAATGAAAATTTGCTTGATTGGTTTCCCCTTTAGGGGATTAAGGGGTTTTACCTCTTCATTGCCCTGTCCATCTCTACTTTCACATCACGCTCTTTCATGGTGTCGCGCTTGTCGTAGATCTTTTTACCCTGTGCCAATGCGATCTTCAGTTTGGCAAAACCGCGTTCGCTGATGAATAGCGCAAGCGGGATTATGGTAAGGCCTTTTTCTTCGCCGCGGGTAAGCAGCTTTTTTAATTCCTTTTTATTCAACAATAGCACGCGGTCGCGCTTAGCCTCGTGGTTGTAAAAAGAACCGTGCGAATATTCTGAAATGTGCAGGTTGCGCACATACAGCTGGCCGCCAATGAAGGTACAAAAGGCATCATTTACGTTGGCCTTTCCTTCGCGTATCGATTTGATCTCTGTACCCAGCAGCTTAATGCCCGCTGTATACTCATCAAGTATGTGATACTCAAAGTATGCTTTCTTATTCTTTATGTACAGGTCTTCGGCCATGGGACTACAAATATGCGAAAATTATTTAGCGCCGGGTTTTACAATGAGCACCGGTACGCGCACCTTATGGCGTACCGCGTTAACGGTAGTGCCAAATATCAGGTCCTTTAAAAAGTTGTGCCCGTGCGAGCCCATCACAACAAAATCTATCTTCTCTGATTTAACGATTTCCGCAATTGCTGTCGCGGTGCCGCCATAACCAATCCGCGCATGTGCGTCATAACCTAAATTACAAAGTTCATCTACATAAGTCTGCAGGTTGCTAACGTCGCTTTGCGTTTCCATATCCATAGTGTTGGCGCCGTGGTAGGTCGCCGCGGCTGTCTCTACAACGTGTATAAGCGTGTATTTGGCATCTTTGCCGCCCTGCATCACCGCGTTGCTCACAGATTCCCAGTCGTTGTGCGAAAAATCTATCGCGATAGCAATATGATGATAGCTGATCTTGTCGATATGATTTATGGCCCTGGCAATTCCGTGCGGAACGTTGTTCGGCTTGTCGGGCGTTTTAAATAGCAGGGGCTTTAGCGTTACATAAACAAGCAACAAGGTAATACCGACAATCACCGGGATGATCAGCCCGTATAAAACCAACTCAGATATAGCCCCTCCTTTTTCCCAATCTGCTAATTGCTGTATAACAAGTTTTACATTTAGCCCAACAATGATGACGGCGCAGGTCCACGCCAACACCTTAACTTTCGCGTTGATCACAAATGCACCCATGCGCACCTTGTCAGACACAAAATGGATAAGCGGTATTACCGCGAAACCCAATTGTAAACTCAACACCACCTGGCTTAAAATAAGCAGGTGGCCTAATGCCTCGCCGCCAGAATAAATGATGGTAAAAATGGCCGGAACAATGGCCAGTAAGCGGGTGATGAGGCGTCGCAGCCATGGGGCAATACGCAGGTTAATGTGTCCCTCCATCACTATCTGCCCGGCAAGGGTACCTGTAATGGTAGAGCTTTGGCCCGCTGCTATCAGTGCTATGGCAAACAGCGTTGGCGCCATAGAGCCGAAGATCTTGGTTAGCAATTTATACGCATCCTGTATCTCTGCCACCTGGTGGAAACCTCTTGTAAAAAATGCCGAGGCCGCCAATATCAAAATAGCCGCGTTGACGAAGAATGCCAGGTTTAGCGCGATTGTGGTGTCGAACAGATTAAATTTTATCGCCGATCTGATGCCCTCTTCGCTGCGATCGATCTTCCGTGTTTGCACCAGTGACGAGTGCAGGTATAAATTATGCGGCATTACCGTGGCACCTATAATACCAATGGCGATATATAGCGCATTGCCTGAAAGGATATCCGGGATGAACCCTTTGCCTATCTCTACCACACTTGGTTTGGCTATAAACATTTCGGTAAGAAACGATACACCGACAATGAATACCAGCGACACAATAAAGCCTTCTAACTTACGCATGCCCTTGTTCATAAGGAAAAGGATAAGCAGCGTGTCGAGGAGAGTGATTGACACACCCCATAACAATGGCAGGTGAAACAGCAAGTTAAGGCCGATGGCCATACCGATTATTTCTGCCAGATCGCAGGCCACTATGGCAATTTGCGCAAGTATAAAGAGGCAAAAATTTACAAAGCGGCTGTAAGCGTGTTTGGATGCCTGCGCCAGATCGAGCCCGCGCACAATGCCCAGCCTTGCACTCAGCGATTGTAAAAGCAAAGCAATGAGGTTGGATAGCAGCAGTACCCAGATGAGTTTATAGCCGAACTGACTGCCTGCCGCCAGGTCTGTAGCCCAGTTACCCGGGTCCATGTAGCCTACGCTAATAAGATATGCCGGGCCAATGAATGCCAGAAACTTTTTCCAGCCGGTTTTTTGCTCGGTGGAAACAGAATTGTGGACGTTACCTAAAGATTCGCTCATGGGGTAACCAATATTTTTCTAGCAGCATCTTTGCTGATGCTGATGTTATCTGCCCCGTTTACCTTTAATACTACAGACTGGTCAAAATCCAGTATATCTATGATCATAATTTTATTGCCCAACAGTAAGTTCATCTTTTCGAGGTATTGTAAAAAAGACACCGAATGTTCGCGAATGCCCGATATAATTCCGCTTTCCTGAACGGCTAAAGTGCTTATTGGTTTAAATTCATTTTTCTTTATGCGGCCATTCTTATCGGGGATTGGGTCGCCATGCGGGTCATAGGCTGGGAATTCCATAAACTCGTCCAGCCGGTCTATCAATTCTGTAGATGAGATGTGTTCCAATTCTTCGGCCATTTCATGTACCTCGTCCCATTTAAAGTTCAGCTTGTCTACCAGAAAATATTCCCATAAACGGTGGCGCCGCACCACGTCGACGGCTATCTTTTTTCCGGCAGGAGTAAGGCTTACGCCGTAGTATGGGGTATAGTCTATCAGTTTTTTTTCGGAAAGTTTTTTAAGCATGTCCGTAACGGAAGCTGCCTTTGTATTGAGCGACGCCGCTAGCTGATTGGTCGTTACCACTTCGTTCTCTTCAGAAAGGCGGTAAACGGCTTTGAGATAGTTTTCTTCGGTAAACGTTTGCATTTAAACAAATCTAAACTAAATTTTAGACTAATCTAAATAATTTTTCTTGTAGAATATATTTCGGTAGAATTCGTTTTTTGAAAAATTATATTTTGATTTACAGGCTAATTATATCTTCGACCAAATTATGGCATCAGAACTGGATAAAACCGACTTGCAGATACTCAGAATTTTACAAGAGAACGGCAGGATAACCAACTTGCAGCTATCGAACGAGATAGGCCTCTCGCCGGCACCAACCTTAGAGCGAGTTCGCAAACTGGAGAATAATGAATTTATTAAAAGCTACCATGCCCTGGTGGATGAGGAAAAACTCGGTCTTGGCATCAAAACCTTTATTCAGATATCCCTAGATTTTCACAAAAGTAACACCATACAGATCTTCCTTGATGAGATTAAGAAGATCAATGAAGTGACAGAATGCCACCACGTTACCGGCCAGTGCGACTTTCTGCTAAAGGTATACGTGCGCGATATAAAATCATACGAGAAACTGATCATGGAGAAAATAAGCCACATCCCTGTAGTAAAGAACTTC
It encodes the following:
- the priA gene encoding replication restart helicase PriA, with the protein product MLEFADTHNAGRKTLFVEVILPLAIAKNYTYRVPFDMNDAVAIGKRAVVQFGKSKMYTAIIVAITEQAPEKYEAKYLMDLLDDRPVVTAAQLSFWNWMADYYLCHPGDVMNAALPSALKLASETKIILNKEHGVDRATLHDKEFLIVDALELQPELTVSDIAKLLGQKTVMPILKLMFEKNIISISESVNERYKPRRKTFIKLNSAYQDQERLKELFEILEKRAPKQADVVLAYIHMSRNGARVAKNELAEASGAGTAIIKALIDKEILIAEEVNVSRLLEESGEEPELTATLSEEQEAVLASVRNQFNQKEVVLLHGITSSGKTQLYIKLIEEAVAAGKQVLYLLPEIALTTHVIERLRRYFGEAIGVYHSRFNDQERVEVWQNVLNGSYRIVLGARSSVFLPFENLGLIVVDEEHETSYKQFDPAPRYNARDAAIYLGNVYGAKVLLGSATPSIESYYNAKTGKYGFAELKFRYGGVELPQIEVVSIAEETKSKTIQSHFTSVLMEDMQQALSKKEQVILFQNRRGYAPVMLCRTCAHTPKCVNCDVSLTYHKSSGMLHCHYCGYKEDSPSICPACGSAHLEYKGFGTEKVEDELSILLPEARIMRMDMDTTRAKNSFQNILNELEEKRIDILVGTQMVAKGLDFADVTVIGIISADSLLKYPDFRANERSFQMLAQVSGRAGRRGKQGKVVIQTYDPGHRVILQVIENDYADLYNNEISERKAFKYPPFYRMIQFDVKHKDPEKLFHQAEYLALELRKQFGDRVIGPEYPLVSRIRNYYIKTIMLKFERDSISLSKAKDAIRSMILQFQTTKLSKGCIVQPDVDPY
- a CDS encoding protein-L-isoaspartate(D-aspartate) O-methyltransferase is translated as MAYKYIDNYRERGARKQLVEVLRKKGIEDEHVLEAIGKIPRHYFFDETFWNQAYKDIAFPIGEGQTISQPYTVAYQTELLHINKGDKVLEIGTGCGYQTCVLLEVGAKVYTIERQEKLFERTRVVLPHIGYKAHFFLGDGSKGIEKHAPYAKIIVTAGAPFVPDILLRQLKIGGLLVIPVGDAKEQKMVTVLRVGENDFEKVVLDTFRFVPLVGDRAW
- the smpB gene encoding SsrA-binding protein SmpB; translation: MAEDLYIKNKKAYFEYHILDEYTAGIKLLGTEIKSIREGKANVNDAFCTFIGGQLYVRNLHISEYSHGSFYNHEAKRDRVLLLNKKELKKLLTRGEEKGLTIIPLALFISERGFAKLKIALAQGKKIYDKRDTMKERDVKVEMDRAMKR
- a CDS encoding Nramp family divalent metal transporter; the encoded protein is MSESLGNVHNSVSTEQKTGWKKFLAFIGPAYLISVGYMDPGNWATDLAAGSQFGYKLIWVLLLSNLIALLLQSLSARLGIVRGLDLAQASKHAYSRFVNFCLFILAQIAIVACDLAEIIGMAIGLNLLFHLPLLWGVSITLLDTLLILFLMNKGMRKLEGFIVSLVFIVGVSFLTEMFIAKPSVVEIGKGFIPDILSGNALYIAIGIIGATVMPHNLYLHSSLVQTRKIDRSEEGIRSAIKFNLFDTTIALNLAFFVNAAILILAASAFFTRGFHQVAEIQDAYKLLTKIFGSMAPTLFAIALIAAGQSSTITGTLAGQIVMEGHINLRIAPWLRRLITRLLAIVPAIFTIIYSGGEALGHLLILSQVVLSLQLGFAVIPLIHFVSDKVRMGAFVINAKVKVLAWTCAVIIVGLNVKLVIQQLADWEKGGAISELVLYGLIIPVIVGITLLLVYVTLKPLLFKTPDKPNNVPHGIARAINHIDKISYHHIAIAIDFSHNDWESVSNAVMQGGKDAKYTLIHVVETAAATYHGANTMDMETQSDVSNLQTYVDELCNLGYDAHARIGYGGTATAIAEIVKSEKIDFVVMGSHGHNFLKDLIFGTTVNAVRHKVRVPVLIVKPGAK
- a CDS encoding metal-dependent transcriptional regulator, with the translated sequence MQTFTEENYLKAVYRLSEENEVVTTNQLAASLNTKAASVTDMLKKLSEKKLIDYTPYYGVSLTPAGKKIAVDVVRRHRLWEYFLVDKLNFKWDEVHEMAEELEHISSTELIDRLDEFMEFPAYDPHGDPIPDKNGRIKKNEFKPISTLAVQESGIISGIREHSVSFLQYLEKMNLLLGNKIMIIDILDFDQSVVLKVNGADNISISKDAARKILVTP
- a CDS encoding Lrp/AsnC family transcriptional regulator translates to MASELDKTDLQILRILQENGRITNLQLSNEIGLSPAPTLERVRKLENNEFIKSYHALVDEEKLGLGIKTFIQISLDFHKSNTIQIFLDEIKKINEVTECHHVTGQCDFLLKVYVRDIKSYEKLIMEKISHIPVVKNFQTMMIMSTSKKEPIVPLEY